A region from the Aphis gossypii isolate Hap1 chromosome 1, ASM2018417v2, whole genome shotgun sequence genome encodes:
- the LOC114120640 gene encoding uncharacterized protein LOC114120640 isoform X2, translated as MSSTASQISDFNLLRRCGKRSSKKNNSTIADLYNNLYASQMVAADQRAKMSPQRTISLMASIEVSLSTTLKKAKKSSTPVIPSSPQPAMITQNKIITPIKGNGYMTDNHDKENITRNNTKLQTHLVNETNEQNKHNQKVQSDTVNESEKHSLTQKIESLKNDMDQKRLAIKNIKMSLEQLDVTDNIDTRIQQAELEYQLGREELNLLSLMEETNKHKCRLEEIEQHNEQNENNTLYNYLVSNPRAVISLQAVELEYDPKSPKFGVGSRKDKPGLFIDWTVDDLGFSKGDRLLEVNGKVVLSMKNNHDLNRLLEVSPSSVRVVVMHDGPSAGHQMELAALRRELDACRTRAEETDRSKHAYKTENVRLSHRVSYLEDQVSELIKCRSSSSAGTAGSSNGTGGGGVMFQRGANAAVMVRSKSPKHGVSAIQQYKRKQVVYDDRPAAMRAPEGGPVVKTRIRTVPRLYGSSASVESLVSSTDAVVAAYKSFDDLHGVAAAHGKRNKYPTAGGRNSSRTRHIREAQQTLFRFLDSESSGGGGVAPYLLQQGGGGGGGGSVRSLDLQQEATAADSHRLKSTEYYSHLTGAASLSGAAGSPRSSRSLNYDSEQSGRRAPMPPKKPLRLSLQQRHGNNTTAAPGKNDVDDDSATANENDGGNGDDVVVRLRSHGHNHHNHNRRRRNDEDDVDLSAINNTMS; from the exons GTCGTCAAAGAAGAACAACTCGACTATCGCGGAtttgtataacaatttatacgcCAGTCAAATGGTGGCAGCCGACCAAAGGGCCAAAATGTCGCCTCAAAGAACCATTTCGCTG ATGGCTAGCATTGAAGTCTCACTGTCTACAACgttaaaaaaagcaaaaaaaagttcaacTCCTGTCATACCAAGTAGTCCTCAACCAGCGATGATTACCCAAAATAAGATCATAACACCTATCAAAGGCAATGGGTATATGACGGATAACCAcgacaaagaaaatattacacGAAACAA tACAAAACTTCAAACTCATCTAGTCAATGAAACCAATGAGCAGAACAAACATAATCAAAAAGTACAAAGCGATACGGTCAACGAAAGTGAAAAACATTCACTGACCCAAAAAATAGAAAGCCTAAAAAATGACATGGACCAAAAACGATtggctattaaaaatataaaaatgtcacTGGAACAATTAGATGTTACAGA TAACATTGACACGAGGATACAACAGGCAGAATTAGAATACCAATTGGGCAGGGAGGAACTTAATCTTCTCAGTCTAATGGAAGAAACCAACAAACATAAGTGTCGTCTTGAAGAGATTGAACAACATAAtgaacaaaatgaaaataacacactatacaa ttatttagtttCTAATCCCAGAGCCGTAATAAGCTTACAAGCTGTAGAGCTGGAATACGATCCAAAGAGTCCTAAGTTCGGTGTAGGTTCGAGAAAAGATAAGCCTGGCCTGTTTATTGACTGGACAGTTGACGATTTGGGATTTTCCAAAGGAGATAG ATTACTGGAAGTGAACGGTAAGGTGGTGCTGTCGATGAAGAACAACCACGACCTGAACCGGCTGCTGGAGGTGTCGCCGTCGTCCGTGCGCGTGGTGGTCATGCACGACGGGCCGTCGGCCGGCCACCAAATGGAGTTGGCGGCGCTCAGGCGGGAGCTGGACGCTTGCCGGACGCGGGCCGAGGAAACGGACAGGTCCAAGCACGCGTATAAGACGGAAAACGTGAGACTGTCGCACAGGGTGTCGTACCTGGAGGACCAGGTGTCGGAGCTGATCAAGTGcaggtcgtcgtcgtcggcgggCACTGCAGGCTCGTCGAACGGaaccggcggcggcggcgtgaTGTTCCAGAGGGGCGCCAACGCGGCGGTGATGGTCCGGAGCAAGAGTCCCAAGCACGGCGTGTCGGCCATCCAACAGTACAAGCGCAAACAGGTGGTGTACGACGACCGGCCCGCGGCGATGAGGGCCCCCGAGGGCGGCCCCGTGGTCAAGACGCGCATCCGGACCGTGCCCCGACTGTACGGAAGTTCGGCGTCGGTCGAATCGCTGGTGTCGTCGACAGACGCCGTGGTGGCCGCCTACAAGTCGTTCGACGACCTGCACGGCGTGGCCGCGGCGCACGGCAAACGGAACAAGTACCCGACGGCCGGCGGCCGGAACAGCAGCAGGACCCGGCACATACGCGAGGCCCAGCAGACGTTGTTCCGGTTCCTCGACTCCGAGTCTTCCGGCGGGGGCGGCGTTGCGCCGTACTTGCTTCAGcagggcggcggcggcggcggcggcggcagcgtGAGGTCGCTCGACCTGCAGCAGGAAGCGACGGCCGCCGACTCGCACCGGTTGAAGAGCACCGAATATTACTCGCACCTGACGGGTGCGGCCTCCTTGTCGGGGGCTGCAGGGTCGCCGCGTTCCAGCCGGTCGCTCAACTACGATTCGGAACAGTCGGGCCGGCGGGCCCCGATGCCGCCCAAAAAACCGTTGCGGCTTTCGCTGCAACAGCGACACGGCAACAATACCACCGCCGCGCCCGGCAAAAACGACGTCGACGACGATTCGGCGACGGCCAACGAGAACGACGGCGGAAACGGCGACGACGTCGTCGTCAGACTCCGCAGTCACGGGCACAACCATCACAATCACAATCGCCGACGCCGCAACGACGAGGACGACGTCGATCTGTCGGCCATAAACAACACCATGTCGTGA
- the LOC114120640 gene encoding uncharacterized protein LOC114120640 isoform X1, with amino-acid sequence MSSTASQISDFNLLRRCGKRSSKKNNSTIADLYNNLYASQMVAADQRAKMSPQRTISLGSLHHPPQTQFMEPRLSQLETLEAKMASIEVSLSTTLKKAKKSSTPVIPSSPQPAMITQNKIITPIKGNGYMTDNHDKENITRNNTKLQTHLVNETNEQNKHNQKVQSDTVNESEKHSLTQKIESLKNDMDQKRLAIKNIKMSLEQLDVTDNIDTRIQQAELEYQLGREELNLLSLMEETNKHKCRLEEIEQHNEQNENNTLYNYLVSNPRAVISLQAVELEYDPKSPKFGVGSRKDKPGLFIDWTVDDLGFSKGDRLLEVNGKVVLSMKNNHDLNRLLEVSPSSVRVVVMHDGPSAGHQMELAALRRELDACRTRAEETDRSKHAYKTENVRLSHRVSYLEDQVSELIKCRSSSSAGTAGSSNGTGGGGVMFQRGANAAVMVRSKSPKHGVSAIQQYKRKQVVYDDRPAAMRAPEGGPVVKTRIRTVPRLYGSSASVESLVSSTDAVVAAYKSFDDLHGVAAAHGKRNKYPTAGGRNSSRTRHIREAQQTLFRFLDSESSGGGGVAPYLLQQGGGGGGGGSVRSLDLQQEATAADSHRLKSTEYYSHLTGAASLSGAAGSPRSSRSLNYDSEQSGRRAPMPPKKPLRLSLQQRHGNNTTAAPGKNDVDDDSATANENDGGNGDDVVVRLRSHGHNHHNHNRRRRNDEDDVDLSAINNTMS; translated from the exons GTCGTCAAAGAAGAACAACTCGACTATCGCGGAtttgtataacaatttatacgcCAGTCAAATGGTGGCAGCCGACCAAAGGGCCAAAATGTCGCCTCAAAGAACCATTTCGCTG ggTTCGCTACATCATCCACCACAAACTCAATTTATGGAACCCAGACTCTCACAACTGGAGACATTAGAAGCTAAG ATGGCTAGCATTGAAGTCTCACTGTCTACAACgttaaaaaaagcaaaaaaaagttcaacTCCTGTCATACCAAGTAGTCCTCAACCAGCGATGATTACCCAAAATAAGATCATAACACCTATCAAAGGCAATGGGTATATGACGGATAACCAcgacaaagaaaatattacacGAAACAA tACAAAACTTCAAACTCATCTAGTCAATGAAACCAATGAGCAGAACAAACATAATCAAAAAGTACAAAGCGATACGGTCAACGAAAGTGAAAAACATTCACTGACCCAAAAAATAGAAAGCCTAAAAAATGACATGGACCAAAAACGATtggctattaaaaatataaaaatgtcacTGGAACAATTAGATGTTACAGA TAACATTGACACGAGGATACAACAGGCAGAATTAGAATACCAATTGGGCAGGGAGGAACTTAATCTTCTCAGTCTAATGGAAGAAACCAACAAACATAAGTGTCGTCTTGAAGAGATTGAACAACATAAtgaacaaaatgaaaataacacactatacaa ttatttagtttCTAATCCCAGAGCCGTAATAAGCTTACAAGCTGTAGAGCTGGAATACGATCCAAAGAGTCCTAAGTTCGGTGTAGGTTCGAGAAAAGATAAGCCTGGCCTGTTTATTGACTGGACAGTTGACGATTTGGGATTTTCCAAAGGAGATAG ATTACTGGAAGTGAACGGTAAGGTGGTGCTGTCGATGAAGAACAACCACGACCTGAACCGGCTGCTGGAGGTGTCGCCGTCGTCCGTGCGCGTGGTGGTCATGCACGACGGGCCGTCGGCCGGCCACCAAATGGAGTTGGCGGCGCTCAGGCGGGAGCTGGACGCTTGCCGGACGCGGGCCGAGGAAACGGACAGGTCCAAGCACGCGTATAAGACGGAAAACGTGAGACTGTCGCACAGGGTGTCGTACCTGGAGGACCAGGTGTCGGAGCTGATCAAGTGcaggtcgtcgtcgtcggcgggCACTGCAGGCTCGTCGAACGGaaccggcggcggcggcgtgaTGTTCCAGAGGGGCGCCAACGCGGCGGTGATGGTCCGGAGCAAGAGTCCCAAGCACGGCGTGTCGGCCATCCAACAGTACAAGCGCAAACAGGTGGTGTACGACGACCGGCCCGCGGCGATGAGGGCCCCCGAGGGCGGCCCCGTGGTCAAGACGCGCATCCGGACCGTGCCCCGACTGTACGGAAGTTCGGCGTCGGTCGAATCGCTGGTGTCGTCGACAGACGCCGTGGTGGCCGCCTACAAGTCGTTCGACGACCTGCACGGCGTGGCCGCGGCGCACGGCAAACGGAACAAGTACCCGACGGCCGGCGGCCGGAACAGCAGCAGGACCCGGCACATACGCGAGGCCCAGCAGACGTTGTTCCGGTTCCTCGACTCCGAGTCTTCCGGCGGGGGCGGCGTTGCGCCGTACTTGCTTCAGcagggcggcggcggcggcggcggcggcagcgtGAGGTCGCTCGACCTGCAGCAGGAAGCGACGGCCGCCGACTCGCACCGGTTGAAGAGCACCGAATATTACTCGCACCTGACGGGTGCGGCCTCCTTGTCGGGGGCTGCAGGGTCGCCGCGTTCCAGCCGGTCGCTCAACTACGATTCGGAACAGTCGGGCCGGCGGGCCCCGATGCCGCCCAAAAAACCGTTGCGGCTTTCGCTGCAACAGCGACACGGCAACAATACCACCGCCGCGCCCGGCAAAAACGACGTCGACGACGATTCGGCGACGGCCAACGAGAACGACGGCGGAAACGGCGACGACGTCGTCGTCAGACTCCGCAGTCACGGGCACAACCATCACAATCACAATCGCCGACGCCGCAACGACGAGGACGACGTCGATCTGTCGGCCATAAACAACACCATGTCGTGA